One Roseomonas gilardii subsp. gilardii genomic region harbors:
- a CDS encoding M20 metallopeptidase family protein, with translation MRSNDPTGRIAGIAAAAEERLIGLRRDIHAHPELGFEEVRTAGIVAAELARLGIPHRTGVGRTGVLGVIEGGRPGPTLAIRADMDALPIHEETGQDFASTVAGKMHACGHDIHTVTLLGVAEVLRGIAPMLAGRVMLVFQPAEEILEGAAAMIADGAAEGVDMALGFHNVPDKPVGSFGYVRGAGLAASDLFDLTIRGKSGHAAHPYAAVDPIVAAAQFVAQVQTVVSREVRPLHPAVVTVGMFQGGTTYNIIPERVALKGTVRTLHPEARDTAEAAIRRLVAGLEVGMRVTCELNYARRVPPLVNDDRVLAPSVAAIRTQLGVEPEEGEPSMGSEDFSAFSERMPAFQMLIGSGAPGRDDRLHNAFYQPDERCIALGVQALSRAALELLS, from the coding sequence ATGCGTTCCAACGACCCCACCGGCCGAATCGCCGGGATCGCCGCGGCCGCCGAAGAGCGGCTGATCGGCCTGCGCCGTGACATTCACGCGCATCCGGAACTGGGTTTCGAGGAGGTGCGGACCGCCGGGATCGTGGCGGCGGAGCTGGCGCGGCTGGGCATCCCGCACCGGACCGGGGTGGGGCGCACGGGCGTGCTGGGGGTGATCGAGGGCGGCCGGCCGGGGCCGACCCTGGCGATCCGCGCCGACATGGACGCGCTGCCGATCCACGAGGAGACGGGGCAGGATTTCGCCAGCACTGTGGCCGGGAAGATGCATGCCTGCGGGCACGACATCCACACGGTGACGCTGCTCGGCGTGGCGGAGGTGCTGCGGGGGATCGCGCCGATGCTGGCGGGGCGGGTGATGCTGGTCTTCCAGCCGGCGGAGGAGATCCTGGAGGGTGCCGCCGCCATGATCGCCGACGGGGCGGCGGAGGGCGTGGACATGGCGCTGGGCTTCCACAACGTGCCGGACAAGCCGGTCGGCAGCTTCGGCTATGTGCGCGGGGCGGGGCTGGCGGCCTCGGACCTGTTCGACCTGACGATCCGGGGCAAGTCGGGGCACGCGGCGCATCCCTATGCGGCGGTGGACCCGATCGTGGCGGCGGCGCAGTTCGTGGCCCAGGTGCAGACGGTGGTGAGCCGCGAGGTGCGGCCGCTGCACCCCGCCGTGGTGACGGTGGGCATGTTCCAGGGCGGCACGACCTATAACATCATCCCCGAGCGGGTGGCGCTGAAGGGCACGGTGCGGACGCTGCATCCGGAGGCGCGCGACACCGCCGAGGCGGCGATCCGCCGGCTGGTGGCCGGGCTGGAGGTGGGGATGCGCGTGACCTGCGAGCTGAACTATGCCCGCCGGGTGCCGCCGCTGGTGAATGACGACCGGGTGCTCGCCCCCTCGGTGGCGGCGATCCGGACGCAGCTCGGCGTCGAGCCGGAGGAGGGGGAGCCGAGCATGGGGTCGGAGGATTTCTCGGCCTTCTCCGAGCGGATGCCCGCCTTCCAGATGCTGATCGGCTCCGGCGCGCCGGGCCGGGACGACCGGCTGCACAACGCCTTCTACCAGCCCGACGAGCGCTGCATCGCGCTGGGCGTGCAGGCGCTGTCCCGCGCGGCGCTGGAACTGCTGTCCTGA
- a CDS encoding tripartite tricarboxylate transporter TctB family protein — MKINTKDLISGGLLALLSVIGLWLNTEHTLGDARRMGPGYMPMLVFGLLLVLGALVILVSLRSGPDPLERWTSMDLTTVLIGTAAGLVVWQVLERMGVGEGNWRQIGFAFVVGLGIMAASPGWRPLALVSVSMAVFALALEPLGLVVALVLSLTVSAFADSSHTVKGVLGMLVALIVMAWVIFIWQLDIRVPVWPTAF, encoded by the coding sequence GTGAAGATCAACACGAAGGACCTGATTTCCGGGGGGCTGCTGGCGCTGCTCTCGGTGATCGGGCTTTGGCTGAACACGGAGCATACGCTGGGCGACGCGCGGCGCATGGGCCCCGGCTACATGCCGATGCTGGTGTTCGGGCTGCTGCTGGTGCTGGGGGCGCTGGTCATCCTGGTGAGCCTGCGCAGCGGCCCGGACCCGCTGGAGCGCTGGACGAGCATGGACCTGACCACGGTGCTGATCGGCACCGCCGCCGGCCTGGTGGTCTGGCAGGTGCTGGAGCGCATGGGGGTGGGCGAGGGCAACTGGCGCCAGATCGGCTTCGCCTTCGTGGTCGGCCTCGGCATCATGGCGGCCTCGCCGGGCTGGCGCCCGCTGGCGCTGGTCAGCGTCTCCATGGCGGTCTTCGCCCTGGCGCTGGAACCGCTCGGACTGGTGGTCGCCCTGGTGCTCAGCCTCACCGTCAGCGCCTTCGCCGACAGCAGCCATACGGTGAAGGGCGTGCTGGGCATGCTGGTGGCGCTGATCGTGATGGCCTGGGTCATCTTCATCTGGCAGCTCGACATCCGGGTGCCGGTCTGGCCGACGGCCTTCTGA
- a CDS encoding tripartite tricarboxylate transporter permease, whose translation MDLIANLAHGFGVALSFDNLLFALLGALIGTAIGVLPGIGPVATISLLLPITFGQPATTAIIMLAGIYYGAQYGGSTTAILLNLPGEVSSVVTTLEGYKMARNGRAGAALTIAALGSFFAGTVATLVVAASGPLLTQVALSFGPADYFSLMLLGLIISAVLAQGSVVKSISMVVLGVALGLVGTDVQTGQQRFTFGIPELSDGLGFASIAMGMFGISEIILNLERPEAREVLKTKIGSLWLTKEEFRRATPAVLRGTVLGSVLGILPGGGAALSAFGSYMLERKVAKHRHEFGNGAIEGVAGPESANNAAAQTSFIPLLTLGIPANAVMALMVGALIIQGIQPGPRMVEAQPDLFWGLICSMWIGNLMLLVINLPMIGMWVKLLSVPYKYMYPAILMFCVIGVYSLNNSVFDVYQTLAFGILGYAFTKLNLSAAPLLIGFVLGPMMEEHLRRAMLLSRGDAYVFIDFANRPISASLLVICALVLGSMMLPALRKKKDEAIAE comes from the coding sequence ATGGACCTCATCGCCAACCTCGCGCACGGCTTCGGCGTCGCGCTCTCCTTCGACAACCTGCTCTTCGCGCTGCTCGGCGCCCTGATCGGCACCGCCATCGGCGTGCTGCCGGGCATCGGCCCGGTGGCCACCATCTCCCTGCTGCTGCCCATCACCTTCGGCCAGCCCGCCACCACCGCCATCATCATGCTCGCCGGCATCTACTACGGCGCGCAGTATGGCGGCTCGACCACCGCCATCCTGCTCAACCTGCCCGGCGAGGTCTCCTCGGTCGTCACCACGCTCGAGGGCTACAAGATGGCCCGCAACGGGCGGGCGGGGGCGGCGCTGACCATCGCGGCGCTCGGCTCCTTCTTCGCCGGCACGGTGGCGACCCTGGTGGTGGCGGCCTCCGGCCCGCTGCTGACCCAGGTGGCCCTCTCCTTCGGCCCGGCGGACTACTTCTCGCTCATGCTGCTCGGCCTGATCATCTCGGCGGTGCTGGCCCAGGGCTCGGTGGTCAAGTCCATCTCCATGGTGGTGCTGGGCGTGGCGCTGGGCCTGGTCGGCACCGACGTGCAGACCGGCCAGCAGCGCTTCACCTTCGGCATCCCCGAACTCTCCGACGGCCTGGGCTTCGCCTCCATCGCCATGGGCATGTTCGGCATCTCCGAGATCATCCTCAACCTCGAGCGCCCCGAGGCGCGCGAGGTGCTCAAGACCAAGATCGGCAGCCTGTGGCTGACCAAGGAGGAGTTCCGCCGCGCCACCCCGGCGGTGCTGCGCGGCACGGTGCTGGGCTCGGTGCTGGGCATCCTGCCCGGCGGCGGCGCGGCGCTTTCCGCCTTCGGCTCCTATATGCTGGAGCGCAAGGTGGCCAAGCACCGCCACGAGTTCGGCAACGGCGCCATCGAGGGCGTGGCCGGGCCGGAATCGGCCAACAACGCCGCCGCCCAGACCTCCTTCATCCCCCTGCTCACCCTGGGCATCCCCGCCAACGCGGTGATGGCGCTGATGGTCGGCGCCCTGATCATCCAGGGCATCCAGCCCGGCCCGCGCATGGTGGAGGCCCAGCCCGACCTGTTCTGGGGCCTGATCTGCTCCATGTGGATCGGCAACCTGATGCTGCTGGTCATCAACCTGCCGATGATCGGCATGTGGGTGAAGCTGCTCAGCGTGCCCTACAAGTACATGTACCCGGCGATCCTGATGTTCTGCGTCATCGGCGTCTACTCGCTCAACAACAGCGTCTTCGACGTCTACCAGACGCTCGCCTTCGGCATCCTGGGCTACGCCTTCACCAAGCTGAACCTCTCGGCCGCCCCGCTGCTGATCGGCTTCGTGCTCGGCCCGATGATGGAGGAGCACCTGCGCCGCGCCATGCTGCTCTCCCGCGGCGACGCCTATGTCTTCATCGACTTCGCCAACCGCCCCATCAGCGCTTCCCTGCTGGTCATCTGCGCCCTCGTCCTCGGTTCCATGATGCTCCCCGCCCTGCGCAAGAAGAAGGACGAGGCCATCGCGGAGTGA
- a CDS encoding mannose-1-phosphate guanylyltransferase/mannose-6-phosphate isomerase: protein MTAAAASLIPVVLCGGTGTRLWPLSREGYPKQFWPLAGEKTMLQATASRAQGPGFAPPILVASEPHRFLVAEQLREDGIEDARIVLEPEGRNSAPAIAAAAVIAAEQDPRAILWIMAADAVIGDKDALLEAVKLAAEAAQAGSIVAFGMKPTAPETGYGYIEAGDPLPQVEGLFKIKSFVEKPDAATARHFLEGGRHLWNSGMFVASAATWLAELERLAPELMEAVRASVEGAKRDLDFVRLDAKAFCKAPSISIDYAVMEKTPHAVVVPASLGWSDVGSWDALWAVSPKDEKNNATHGPVHLVDAEGCFVRSEGMLTGVVGLKDAVIVVTEDAVLAMSRDKAQDVKKLVEKLKAAGIKEATEHRRAYRPWGHYEGLILGNRFQVKKIQVRPGQKLSLQKHHHRAEHWVVVNGTAIVERDSERILVRENESVYLPLGCVHRMENPGMIPLTLIEVQSGSYLGEDDIVRYEDSYGRA, encoded by the coding sequence ATGACAGCTGCCGCTGCGTCTCTCATCCCTGTCGTCCTCTGCGGAGGAACCGGCACCCGGCTTTGGCCCCTGTCGCGTGAGGGATACCCGAAGCAGTTCTGGCCGCTCGCCGGCGAGAAGACCATGCTTCAGGCCACCGCGAGCCGCGCCCAGGGCCCTGGCTTCGCGCCCCCCATCCTGGTCGCCTCGGAACCGCACCGCTTCCTAGTGGCCGAGCAGTTGCGCGAGGACGGCATCGAGGACGCCCGCATCGTCCTGGAGCCGGAGGGCCGCAACTCCGCCCCCGCCATCGCCGCCGCCGCCGTGATCGCCGCGGAGCAGGACCCGCGCGCCATCCTCTGGATCATGGCCGCAGACGCCGTGATCGGTGACAAGGACGCGCTGCTGGAGGCGGTGAAGCTGGCCGCCGAGGCCGCCCAGGCCGGCTCCATCGTGGCCTTCGGCATGAAGCCGACCGCGCCCGAGACGGGCTATGGCTACATCGAGGCCGGCGACCCGCTGCCGCAGGTCGAAGGCCTCTTCAAGATCAAGAGCTTCGTCGAGAAGCCGGACGCCGCCACCGCCCGCCACTTCCTGGAAGGCGGCCGCCACCTCTGGAACTCCGGCATGTTCGTGGCCTCCGCCGCGACCTGGCTGGCGGAGCTGGAGCGCCTGGCGCCCGAGCTGATGGAGGCCGTCCGCGCCTCGGTGGAGGGCGCCAAGCGCGACCTCGACTTCGTGCGCCTCGACGCCAAGGCCTTCTGCAAGGCCCCCTCCATCTCCATCGACTACGCGGTGATGGAGAAGACCCCGCATGCCGTGGTCGTCCCCGCCTCGCTCGGCTGGTCCGATGTCGGCTCCTGGGACGCACTCTGGGCCGTCTCGCCCAAGGACGAGAAGAACAACGCCACCCACGGTCCGGTCCACCTGGTGGATGCCGAGGGCTGCTTCGTCCGCTCCGAGGGCATGCTCACCGGCGTGGTCGGCCTCAAGGACGCCGTGATCGTCGTCACCGAGGACGCCGTGCTCGCCATGTCCCGCGACAAGGCGCAGGACGTGAAGAAGCTGGTGGAGAAGCTCAAGGCCGCCGGCATCAAGGAAGCCACCGAGCATCGCCGCGCCTATCGCCCCTGGGGCCACTACGAGGGCCTGATCCTCGGCAACCGCTTCCAGGTGAAGAAGATCCAGGTCCGCCCGGGCCAGAAGCTCAGCCTGCAGAAGCACCACCACCGGGCCGAGCACTGGGTCGTGGTGAACGGCACCGCCATCGTGGAGCGGGATTCCGAGCGCATCCTCGTCCGCGAGAACGAGAGCGTCTACCTGCCGCTGGGCTGCGTCCACCGCATGGAGAACCCGGGCATGATCCCGCTGACCCTGATCGAGGTGCAGTCGGGCTCCTATCTCGGCGAGGACGACATCGTCCGCTACGAGGACAGCTACGGCCGGGCCTGA
- a CDS encoding FAD-binding oxidoreductase, producing the protein MNIQSRPVDQVIAEAREFLGDRLSTNQAVREQHSRGEDTTTPTLPDAVAYAQTTEEVSRLLALCHRHEVPVTAFGAGTSLEGHANPVRAGISLDLSRMDRILEVSQEDMDCLIEPGVTRHQLNDHLRDQGLFFPVDPGSHCTIGGMCATRASGTNAVRYGTIRENVMGLEVVLADGRVINTGSRTRKAANGYDLTRLVIGSEGTLGIITKIRLRLHGIPEATSAAVCQFQTLRGAVECVIATMQASIPVARIELADEIQMEACIRYSRLEGYQPLPTLFLEFHGSPSGVQEQAETVQELADGFGGSGFAWATDAETRNRLWKARHDAYWAAVALKPGSRGMATDVCVPISRLAEAIVGAKEDILASGMTAPIVGHVGDGNFHTTILVDQEAPTAQDRAWELDKKIVARGLSLGGTCSGEHGVGLGKREFLETEHGPEALAVMRSIKTALDPKGILNPGKIFRN; encoded by the coding sequence ATGAACATCCAGTCGAGGCCCGTGGACCAGGTGATCGCCGAGGCCCGCGAATTCCTGGGCGACCGCCTCTCCACAAACCAGGCGGTGCGGGAACAGCACAGCCGGGGGGAGGACACCACCACCCCCACCCTGCCCGACGCCGTCGCCTATGCGCAGACCACCGAGGAGGTCTCCCGCCTCCTCGCCCTCTGCCACCGGCATGAGGTGCCCGTGACCGCCTTCGGCGCCGGCACCTCGCTGGAAGGCCATGCCAACCCCGTCCGCGCCGGCATCAGCCTGGACCTGTCGCGCATGGACCGCATCCTGGAGGTCAGCCAGGAGGACATGGACTGCCTGATCGAGCCGGGCGTCACCCGCCACCAGCTCAACGACCACCTGCGCGACCAGGGCCTGTTCTTCCCGGTCGATCCCGGCAGCCACTGCACCATCGGCGGCATGTGCGCGACCCGCGCCTCCGGCACCAACGCCGTGCGCTACGGCACGATCCGCGAGAATGTCATGGGGCTGGAGGTCGTCCTCGCCGACGGCCGCGTCATCAACACCGGCTCCCGCACCCGCAAGGCCGCCAACGGCTACGACCTCACCCGCCTGGTCATCGGCTCCGAGGGCACGCTCGGCATCATCACGAAAATCCGCCTGCGCCTGCACGGCATCCCGGAGGCCACCTCGGCCGCGGTCTGCCAGTTCCAGACCCTGCGCGGCGCCGTGGAATGCGTCATCGCCACCATGCAGGCCAGCATCCCCGTCGCCCGCATCGAGCTGGCGGACGAGATCCAGATGGAAGCCTGCATCCGCTACTCCAGGCTGGAAGGCTACCAGCCCCTGCCCACCCTCTTCCTGGAATTCCACGGCTCGCCCTCCGGCGTGCAGGAACAGGCGGAAACGGTTCAGGAACTGGCCGACGGCTTCGGCGGCAGCGGCTTCGCCTGGGCCACGGATGCGGAAACCCGCAACCGGCTCTGGAAGGCCCGGCATGACGCCTACTGGGCCGCGGTCGCGCTGAAGCCCGGCTCGCGCGGCATGGCCACCGATGTCTGCGTGCCCATCTCCCGCCTCGCCGAGGCCATCGTCGGCGCGAAGGAGGACATCCTCGCCTCCGGCATGACCGCGCCCATCGTCGGCCATGTCGGCGACGGCAACTTCCACACCACGATCCTGGTGGACCAGGAGGCCCCCACGGCGCAGGACCGCGCCTGGGAGCTGGACAAGAAGATCGTCGCCCGCGGCCTTTCCCTCGGCGGCACCTGCTCCGGCGAGCATGGTGTGGGCCTCGGCAAGCGGGAGTTCCTGGAGACCGAGCATGGCCCCGAGGCCCTGGCGGTGATGCGCTCCATCAAGACGGCGCTGGACCCCAAGGGCATCCTGAACCCGGGCAAGATCTTCCGGAACTGA
- a CDS encoding MFS transporter, whose amino-acid sequence MSRPHPRPEATPPAAPRATPRTGTAAEAGAGFVLPVLALALGHMLSNALRTLPAIAADRIQIDLGLTAEGLSSLTGSYHIAFALGQIPVGVALDRFGVRPVSLALLAIVCAGTLIAALAGGPAGFLLAQIVLGFGCAGALIAPMTLAAKRMSPARFGLWSGLIQAVGNTGMLLSASPLAWLVEQEGWRAGFWAALGFGLFALACTALLVRDRPLPGTESHRSLLGDAIEVLRLAVSRRLRGAVVLAFCSFAIVVCLRGLWGGPWLMLDKGLDRLHTGHVLLLATLALILGTIGWGLVDRRHEGWRRRLLISGHLTAAAAIGLLVAGGPDGLLGPLPVGWDLAMLTLFGLSIGVQLIFAATRALVPPEQTGKALSAVNLSFFLGAAVLQPGSGMVASRAGTGAALLFLALVVVLCTLVFAWLGRPSPTPAQS is encoded by the coding sequence ATGTCACGGCCCCATCCACGACCAGAGGCCACACCCCCGGCCGCCCCACGGGCCACCCCAAGGACGGGGACCGCCGCCGAGGCCGGCGCCGGCTTCGTCCTGCCGGTCCTCGCCCTGGCGCTCGGCCACATGCTGTCCAACGCGCTGCGCACCCTGCCGGCCATCGCCGCCGACCGCATCCAGATCGACCTCGGGCTGACGGCGGAGGGCCTCTCCAGCCTCACCGGCTCCTATCACATCGCCTTCGCCCTGGGTCAGATCCCCGTCGGCGTGGCGCTGGACCGCTTCGGCGTGCGGCCGGTCTCGCTGGCCCTGCTCGCGATCGTCTGCGCCGGCACGCTGATCGCCGCCCTGGCCGGCGGGCCGGCCGGCTTCCTGCTCGCCCAGATCGTCCTCGGCTTCGGCTGCGCGGGCGCGCTGATCGCCCCGATGACCCTGGCCGCCAAGCGCATGAGCCCGGCCCGCTTCGGCCTCTGGAGCGGGCTGATCCAGGCCGTCGGCAACACGGGCATGCTGCTCTCCGCCTCCCCCCTCGCCTGGCTGGTGGAGCAGGAGGGCTGGCGCGCCGGCTTCTGGGCGGCGCTCGGCTTCGGCCTCTTCGCCCTGGCCTGCACCGCCCTGCTGGTGCGGGACCGGCCGCTGCCCGGCACCGAGAGCCACCGCTCCCTGCTGGGCGACGCGATCGAGGTGCTGCGCCTCGCCGTCTCGCGCCGCCTGCGCGGGGCGGTGGTGCTGGCCTTCTGCTCCTTTGCCATCGTGGTCTGCCTGCGCGGCCTCTGGGGCGGCCCCTGGCTGATGCTGGACAAGGGGCTGGACCGCCTGCACACGGGCCATGTCCTGCTGCTGGCGACCCTGGCCCTGATCCTCGGCACCATCGGCTGGGGCCTGGTGGACCGCCGGCACGAGGGCTGGCGCCGCCGCCTGCTGATCAGCGGGCACCTCACCGCCGCCGCCGCCATCGGCCTGCTGGTCGCGGGCGGCCCGGACGGTCTCCTCGGCCCCCTGCCGGTGGGCTGGGACCTCGCCATGCTCACCCTCTTCGGCCTCAGCATCGGCGTGCAGCTGATCTTCGCCGCCACCCGCGCCCTGGTGCCGCCGGAACAGACGGGCAAGGCGCTTTCCGCGGTGAACCTGTCCTTCTTCCTCGGGGCCGCCGTGCTCCAGCCCGGCTCCGGCATGGTGGCCAGCCGGGCGGGCACCGGCGCGGCGCTGCTCTTCCTGGCGCTGGTGGTGGTGCTCTGCACCCTGGTCTTCGCCTGGCTGGGGCGCCCCAGCCCCACACCGGCCCAATCCTGA